One Tribolium castaneum strain GA2 chromosome 6, icTriCast1.1, whole genome shotgun sequence genomic window, TAAAGAGCgaataaaaaacactttttgatattttctggcaaatggtttatttttgaataagcaatatcattattaaagtttgaaggaaatttatgcaaataaaCTAAAGTAATGTTACTTCATATCAAATTAGGTAATTTTTGAGCcaacatttgataaaaatgttcaaaaaacctgttaaaataatttaaatttgaaaatttcaaattttttcagtgcAACATTCGTAACTCATTCTTGAGCgtcttttttgcttatttttgacattaATTTGTTAGTGTTTGGCTACAGAAACATGCTTACAcacaaaaagaaattatttacatttaaatttaatttggtgatttttaagactcaaacataaagttttagttcaaaaagtgataacaaaaatttcatatttttttcgatttaagTGCTTCCAAAATAAACAACATCTAAATGTtaatttagataaaatttgatgatttttgagCCAATTTTAACGAGATTTtactaaaaacataaaaaaatgtgttaaaagtAAACTTAATGATTTTCGAAATTCGTTTCTGACTGAAAAATatgttcaaataaaaataaaacaaaatatgtaCATCGTAATAGAGAAATCTTGTGAAAAGTGTTAGTACtttgctataaaaaaattataatcaataattatacagggtgagtccaTAGTGGATTATCTTATCTCTGACATGTCCtgagatgcaaccaaaaatacaaattgcaTTTACCACTTGgagagtgtttaatttttaaaaacattagttAAATCAACATTGGTTGTTTATCTTTTAAGTAATAATAgtccataataaaattttagcaaaactgttaAAACAAACTTGCCAGAACCCAAACAATGTAATCgtggattaatttttatttttttttaataattaccgATCTGGTCTGCTGGAATCAGTATTATTGGTCgcatattaacaaaaattcagaaataacccactattcaCTCATCctgtataattattaaaataaataataattttgattattgtcATTTTTAACGTTGCTagtttttgtcgaaatttttcaaaaaaacataaaaacacattgaaaaattgtaatttttgatcCAATTTAATGTTCTGTTacgattttaaatttattttcacagCACTCTTTACCAttaggtatttatttatttaccttgtaatatttaaaaaatcgtttttgttAGTCTCATTCAATTGTTGGTctacaaattttgtaataacatttttgtcatcTTCATCCATTTCCAAACGATCAAAATTTGCATGTAGTTCAGTTTCAACagaatttgttgtaattaatttagctAACGAAGTCAAGtaaacttgaaaattaaagcaagcgaCTTCTTTCTCAATTGCTTTAAGTATCTCGCTTCGATCGGTCACAGTCAAATGTGTAaactcttaaaaataaaaatttcattactgATGAAACAAATCCTCATCAAAACAGTTTTCGTTTCTACCTTCAATAAATAACACGACTGGTTCAAACCGCAACTTTTTGTGAGTCTCCAAGTCTAGTCCTGACCTGATAAAGTGCAAAAGAGCAGTGCTGGGATGCCCACATTTGTGTATAACCAAAACTCGATCGTTTGGACgaatcaatttgtgttttcctAAAGTCGCCTTAAATTTATGAGTCGCACCTGCCAAAAAACACTTTCTACAATATTTATCTTTCGAACGTAGGACCACAATTGGGATTTCCTCTTTacatttgttacattttgaaaatctgaaaaagtTTGGTTATGTTACACGTAAAACAATTAGTGATTGGCCTACGGTGAAGGTTTTTCTTTCGCAGGCATGTACTTGAGATTGTCGAGTTCTTCAAAATTGTCGTCCCCGATACTGCACATTGTAAGTTTAGAAtgatttatttactaaaacgtgggttttgttttttaaggtTAGTTAAACGTCAGATTGCTTTGCCATTTATTTGGTTGGTGGTCCTGCTGTCACgttacaaactaaaaaattcagggctaaatttaaatgtttgcatgttttttttcgattttagtactaaataaGTAATGCTAACTAAACTGAATatgctgaaatttttttgaatatttttttattcgccaTACGCCCTCTGGGGCATTTTAATAACCACAGGAGAAAAACAAGGACTGTCCTTTTTCAAGAATTCGAATCATAGATTTGAATCATTTTAAATCTGTGTTTTGAATTCATAATCAACGTCACCTAGTAGAATAAATGAAAACTGATAGGGAaagttattaacttattactttttacttacaaaaaaataagaaacaggTAAACAACAAGataacaacattaataaaacaataacagtaataataataatttagttaaatccTAATAGAATtacctaatttttttgatcaaataaaatttaatatgctttaatacaaattaacaataaaccAAGGTAAAAAGGtaatacaaaatttacaaagaaagttttttttttattttttgcagctGAGAGGTCTTCatcattacatttttaatctttaatcTGTTTACAGAAAGCTCAGTTAAAATTGAATgcattgttaaaagttaatttgtcATTAATTTGTGAATGCAAGTATCTATAGTTAGTTCATTTTGGTCATGTGACCaattaatcacgcatttaattgcggattaaagtAACGCTTGTAAAGACCAACCCGAAATACATTTATAACTGTTCTATAAAAAATAGCTTTTTTTCTCCTTATAATAATGGATGATTATTACTGAATCGAAATATTGTAATATtaacacaaattattttttttgcaatatgATTGGCCTATTGTGTTGTTAACTTTAATAGAGTTTTCAATAAATCGGTCCTAATAAGTACCTATCAGTTATCGAAATTTTACTATTTCTAATGTTATCCTAAAACATAGGACACTAAATATTTAGTAGTcgattttgtgcaaaaaattacgTTGCTAACTCTAGTctctttgaatttttatttaaatagttatttttttaaaagctagcgacattttttacgtatttttttactgattggttcattaattaattaatattgattAAAAGTAATtgtcgaaaaattttgaaataattcatAAGTAGGTgtaaagtaaaatataaagttAGGTAacagcaaacgctgaattctgtgtgattaattaattattacctATTAGTTTCTGAGATATAGACTCATCTTTTTTTTGCTCGCCACCCTACtcttgaaaacatttaaaaatatctgTGTTATCGCAcaatcatttaatttttgtgaacaATTTggcctaaaaataaaattaaaatgtatattttgttaagtattcattagtgttattacatattataatacTATCCTTATGCAAGGTCActgaaaaatatgtatttatataaattataaatttaactttgaccaaaaaaacaagaaaagttaataataattgctaAAATAACTcttaactgaaaaagaacacattttaataaaaaatatttacctgTATTTATTAAGCTTTGGTTGTTCCTTTATATTGCTTCTtcgttaatttattatgctaaTAATGCCTTGCTGTCAattgttcagttttcgttaataaatgttttttgtagTTACGAGTTTTTTGCCTAGTGacttcaagaatttttttatttcaattgtcgtatattaaaaaaaagcactTTAAAAGGTatccataaaattttatgttatttttacaaataaatcgTTCATTAAATCATTAAAGTTCAAAAGTTCATACCCCAAGCATATGAAATAAAGGTGTGATAGAAAGTTTAAGAAACatgaaataactaaaaaaaaatacttaaaattagTTACGACGTTTTTGCTTAGCaaggcaaaataaaaattgttacacaaTTGCTAAAAAACTGTAAGATAATTATGGCCATTTTGTCGGtccgccattttttaaaattaaacatagGTACTATAGTGTTgtgttataatttataacgTGTGTTAGGTATGTGCTGTACAAAGAAACAGAATCCTCACTGTTGATATTCTACAGGTAAAAAAGACAATAAGTACATAAAAAAGGTGATTATAGTTAAcactcataattttttatttttcaaataaagcataattattttactcAAACAGACTTCAGTTTTGCCTTTTTCTAGCATATTTTAATGTTGAAATGATAACATTATTGTGCCCTCTTTTGATAGAATTATATCCGATTTTAAAACGATATAAACGAaaatctcatttttttaatttcaaaacaacTAAATTAAAGTTAACCTGTGTACTTTTACTACGGCAAAATTGAGAATTGaggataaaattaatttaaaacagttttatgGAATGTTTTTCGTAATTAAAACGCAATTAAATCATCAATAATTACGTCGAAATTTACGTGATTCCAAGGAAGAAAACTCAtcttattttcgaaattttcctCTAATGGAATGGGTTCGAccaaaaactttcaataaataaaaaatgtatcatccgtaaaataagacgttctattgtggcacgaatggttttggagcacgacaaAGGAGTGCACCAATAGAATGCGTGCCGCAAttacgtcttataaaactaatATATGTgtaatatacaattttttctactttctatttttgatgtttgtttttgttcacTTAaccttatcaaaatctgttcaaatcatttcctcttaattttgttaatcattcgggctttatcaataaacgagtTGACGCTGATAACAGATCATACACCATATTACAGTGATGACACCCAGCGCTGAACTGTCAATAcaacttctaaaaatttactaaaaaaagttaCACAAAGGCtctctttgtgaaactactttcaatttcacaatgaacaatttgtaaaatcaaagtagaaaaataaatataaagaatAGAAAAGAATAtagtatttattctttttgcttgaaaatacTATTTTAATATTACAGAATatatgttaaatgttttttaaatgttaataaatgtaatttatagccACTTCAAAAAGTGCAAGGATTTTTAATATAGCATAATATagcataaaatttcctacaagaaGTCTGTGGAGCCTTGTTTTCATCCAATAGTAAGTTTAGGTCCAAGAACTCCTAgaaaagtttttggaaaattcttAGAcatcttttaataaactttgaaCCTTTAAAAATAGAGTTATATTACTTTGTCTTTTTTCTAAAGTGCACCGGTTTCGAAACGTTTTGAGTTCTAGTTttcatttgttttgtttttttggaaCAAGGATATCGTTGAAAATATGCCTTCTCCAGGTCAATGTTTGTCAATAAGTCAGGGATGCTATCTTACCTGGGGGATGATATTGGAAGTAAGACTTTTGACTTTCTAATCTTTCAAAAAGAAACTTAGCTggctttaaatatttttacttaagGGATGAGGTGAACATCTGTGTTTAAAACCAGTTCTTTTTCATATGcacttaacattttttttatttgttgcaagatataaagttataaaaatttgtggtGGGCTTTTGGATTCTTCGATAACAGATTTATGATAACAGTAATTCTAAACAAAagtattaagttatttttaccaaatatCGAAAATGTGgtacatatttatttaatttacaaagtcACAGCACATTTACTCAAAATTTCCGCAtaagcatttttgaaaatctgaaagcGTTTTTCCACAATTGAATCATCAAGATTATTGTCGAGGTGCAGCTCCAAGACTTTTTCTCTAAACTTCTTCTTCACTTCAGTTTCCAAAGCATCAGAATCAAGTCCTAGAAGCGAATAAGCGTCTTCCTTATCAAAATTATGATCTTTGATCCACTGGACGTTACTACCAACAATATCAAAACACAAAGAGGCCATTTGATCGCCAACTGTTGAACAAATTTCTTCAATGACCACATTAACGTCATTATTATTGTCACCAATCTTCAAATTAGAATCGAGATAAGAGACAAACTTTGTGACgcactttattaattttgcaagATTTTCTGCATTGTCGTAAGTTTGGGTGAAAACGTCAACGACTGTATTGTTCACTTCTCCCAAAATTCCGAATCCGATTTCTTTCAGTACGGTTGTAACTTCATTGTCACTGGTTATGAACTCATCAACGATGTCATCGATTGTTTCTTTGGGCACTGTCCGAATTTTTTCCACAAGGCCATGATTTTTTCTAATGGAATCGGCCAAATGTTTCTTGACCTTATGCTTAATCCAGTCAAAAACCACTTCAAACATTTGGGAAATCAAAGGCTTGACGACCTTTTCCTTAATAATTGATTTTGCAATTGACTTCGATGTATCCCAAGCTACTTCTTTGGCAAAATTCACCAACAGCTTACACCGACTTAACTCCTTAAGTTTACTAACGTTCTGTAGTTCCCCTAATTTTGTTACCCCacccaatttttcaaacatttttggGTCGCTTCCTTTCAACTTCAACAACTCATCCAGTTGTTCAATCTTCgtcattttattaaacttgGCCACTGTTACCAACTTCTCCAAACAGTCTCCAAGTCGGTCGACAATTTTGGCAAGTTTCGTACAAACTTTTTGCAAATACGTGCTTCTCCGCAGAAACGATGACAGTTTTCGGCAAAAGCTTACAGCTTTGGATAGAATTCTGACCGACTGAGTAACAGCACTCACTCCAAATGTTAGCAAGCTGATTCCGTACGAAACAAACTTGCCTTTGCGGAAATCGGCTTCGTTAAATTCCGTGTTACCTTGGGTCAAAAGTTGCATCACAATGTCGATCACTCCTTCGGAAATAAGGGTACCCGCTATGTTGGACATGAGTGGAAAAATTGGAAGAAAGGCAAGTCCAACACCAAGTGCTGCAATTCCTGCAATAATCTGGCCTTGAGCTGCTTTTATAACAGCATCTGGAACATCATGAATTTCTCTCAAACAGTAAACTGTATCAAGTCCAATGGAATGCAACTCGGTTAGTTCACAGAGTGTGATAAACTGGGTCAAGTCGGGATTTTTCGAAATGCTTGCTAGGTTTTCTAGTGTTGTTTCCGCACTTCCGGCAAAGTCAAGTCCCGAACCCTTTGCCAGATCGTCCAAAAGATTATCAATGTTAGCAGCATGCAAACTGAGGCAATGTTGACGAGAATACAAGTGTTTGACGAGCAGATTCTGACTGAGATTTTGGTGCAAAATTGCATTAAAATCATCCTGGGTAAGATGCGTCTGGATGTAGTCAATTTCTTTCTGTATCGCTCCTTTGGCCCGATTCAACCAATTGGCCGCTTCTTCTTTATACTTCTCGTTCTTGTGGAGCTTGATGAAGAAAATGTTGGCTACAGCCTTTTTGAACCGTTCTTTAATTTGTTCACCTTCGGAAATGGCAATTTCGAAAAGTTTCAAATAAACACCTGCCAACAAATCGAAATTGTTTGGCCCCCCTAATTCAATGGCACGATGCAACTCGTTTTTCGCTTGTTGGTTTTTCTCATCTTCTAAGTAACAATCAGCCAAGGCCACACAGTAAAACGGGTTGTGACTTATGATTCCATCAGCAATAGGTCCAGCTTTTTTCACAAATTCCCCAAACTCTTTGTCCTCGTTCGTACTTTGGATgttgtcaatattaaagtttttcttCTCCAACCAAAACGCCCAAAATTCCTTCAAGTCCTGGAGGACAAATCCAAATTCGCGCGAACTATCACTCTTTCTCAAGTTTgtgtaaaaaactgaaaactttttGAACAGTTTGTCCTTAAAGTTCAGTTCTTTGACCAGTGAGTTGTTGATTTGTTCCAACCTTTTGGATTCAAGCGCATCTCGTTCCCGCTTGATTTCGCTAAAACCCGGATCAGTTAGTCCAAGTTCGTCGACTTCGCTTCGCCGAATGATCAATTGAGCCGTCCCCTTGTTTCCTTGGCGTGAAGTTCGCCCAAAAGCTTGTCCTTCGACTCGGACATTACACGGAAGAAAACCAACACACACATGAAGACCACCGTTCGCTTCCAAACTTTCCTCAGTCTTGAAATTCGTACCACGACCGGCGATATTAGTGGCTAGGATAATGTCACCCACTTTGACCCGTTCCTCAGTTTCTTGGGCGTTTTCTTCATGGGCGAAGCTTCGAATGCGGAAATCGCCAGTTTGGACCAGTTCTAGATTCTTCCTGATGCTTAGGAGGTCTTCCTCTGTTTCAAAAATGGCCAGAACGGCTCTCCCTTCatcgattttttccaaaagttgtaAGGTGAGTTTGACCGGCCAGGAACTATCGTCAAAAATCAGACCAGGGAGTTCCTCAAATCTTTTTTCCTTGTAGGTTGGTAGTTTGGCATAGTTGACGTTGTAAATACTGGATAGGAGTTCTTGTTCGGCCCGGGAACCCAAAGTTCCGGTTAaaccaaaaatgtttttgtcgTCGTAACACTTAATGTAGCCAATATTCGAAATGAAACTACTAGTCAAACTTTCAAAGGTCAAATAAAGGTTGTGCTTCAGTTGCACAAACTGGTGCAAGCCATTGGACCAAATTGTATTTCTTAAAGTAACTCCAGTGTTGAGGTAATCAACTGGTGTAACAACTTGTTCCCCGGTGTCGTTTGTCATAATGCGGTATTGCTGGTGTTCGTGGCAGTTGTATTTGGCATGAAGTGCGTTTTTCAACCAGACGTCCAACTTTTCCGTGACGTATTCCTTCAAGTGTTGGGGAATCAAACACACGTCGGTTGGATTACTGGCTTTGATTTTCTCTTTGATGATTTTTCGCTCCTGCGAAACCGCTTCTTCCACCAACTTGTCATACTGTAGCCTTGCTTCCTCCTTATCACCCAGTTTCAAAATCGAGGCAATTTTCTCTTGAATTTCTCCAGCAAAACTGTCTTCCGCCTTCTGCAACTGTTCCCAAATGTTGATATAGATGTACCTTAGACACTCCATCCCAGGGAACGGTGATGCCAACTTGGCAATATGTCCCCCATTGTCAACCAACATACTATCGACTTCGTCCAAAATGACTTGTCCAAATTTTCTGCCATTTCGAATGTTGTAACCTTCAAAACTGTCTTTGAGATAATCAAACTGGAAATTACTAATAGTGCCGTAGAGAACATCAGCACTGTAACCAAGCTTGAAATCCCCTCCTCCGGGATTATTAGTCGAAACTGTGAGATTGAAAACGGAATAGAATCTCCTCGTTTCTGCAACACCATCAGCTGCCATAAGTGGATTGCTGGTAATGACATCAACCGTCCAACCTTGAAGCGCTCTGATAACAGCAAGCAATGAAATGATAACGGTTTTGCCTTCCCCAGTTTTGATTTGACACAATCGACCTTGACTAGACGATCCATGAAAGAAAACCAAAACTGATAGAATCTGAGTGTTGCGGAGACTGAAACCAGTCAGCAAATTGAAAGCTCGGTTGGCTATGGCGATAGTTTCGCAAATTTCATCGTCACTTGTGCCCAAAAGATCTTTTTTTGCTCTTGCCCACGAGTGGATTTCTTTGACTGTGCTGTTTTTCCAAGCTTCATACTTGCTTTGAACTAGGTTGtattttgcttcaatttgATGGATGTCTCCTTGAAGCGCCGAATCTTTTTGATTTGAATCATCTTGATCCATTCCGATCGTAATTTCGGCAAGGAGCTTGTCCAAAGGTGTGCAATCGTCCGCTGGATCTGTCTTCACTGTTGGGAGATTTTCAGCAATGTGGTCAATATCTTCAGGAACGAGCTTCTCTTCGTGATCATTTTCTTCGTTTTGAAGTCTAGCTTCATAAAATGATTTCATTTTTGCACAATCGatgtttaaaatcaaactgaTGTTTTCCAAAGCATCAAACAGTTGTTTATcgactttgattttttcaagagTCGTAAAAATGTTACGCAGGGTTTCCATTTCTTTGGGAAAGTTTTTCTGGATTTCTAGTTCGTACTCTCCTTCTGATTCTGTCTTCTGTAACTTGTAGTTGTC contains:
- the Ctu2 gene encoding cytoplasmic tRNA 2-thiolation protein 2, with the protein product MCSIGDDNFEELDNLKYMPAKEKPSPFSKCNKCKEEIPIVVLRSKDKYCRKCFLAGATHKFKATLGKHKLIRPNDRVLVIHKCGHPSTALLHFIRSGLDLETHKKLRFEPVVLFIEEFTHLTVTDRSEILKAIEKEVACFNFQVYLTSLAKLITTNSVETELHANFDRLEMDEDDKNVITKFVDQQLNETNKNDFLNITRQKLIVKIAKHLNCKFIFTPEISNDVASQLLTDISLGRGSTVSLNAGFCDSRDETVKILRPLRLFDLKELAFYNHLNSLEPVTYRKRDENPYKSVQQLMKKFVNELQVNYPATVTTILKTGDKLSLGTKPTNKCDFCNAPLEEEGPELTSAESTQFSHWVSTQTPAERRLAPERAFNNPTCDNYCFGCRKFRK
- the LOC103314809 gene encoding uncharacterized protein LOC103314809; this encodes MHRSESKKREEERKQINEISKQPLLTTLETEETLTKLLSALPYDEKDITKHAKIILEQYSYSQQFKLLTNDNFDKVFENVGIETKPTFVIFEKQKNRWVVFCLTRQGDVNLILYKDSSGGDVPSKLEDELRKHFSSMEFVVHNGREHKIDEDYNYGPFCLRNLQIMLDFLKKTPTSLVEEFSKAKFCQTSDVNRDKINNVINSTLDLSKNDNFKTALKEFINKLPLDLSSDIISYQKVLEEELEKGENVDHDKIKQARLKFLNEGNIKKLQDNYKLQKTESEGEYELEIQKNFPKEMETLRNIFTTLEKIKVDKQLFDALENISLILNIDCAKMKSFYEARLQNEENDHEEKLVPEDIDHIAENLPTVKTDPADDCTPLDKLLAEITIGMDQDDSNQKDSALQGDIHQIEAKYNLVQSKYEAWKNSTVKEIHSWARAKKDLLGTSDDEICETIAIANRAFNLLTGFSLRNTQILSVLVFFHGSSSQGRLCQIKTGEGKTVIISLLAVIRALQGWTVDVITSNPLMAADGVAETRRFYSVFNLTVSTNNPGGGDFKLGYSADVLYGTISNFQFDYLKDSFEGYNIRNGRKFGQVILDEVDSMLVDNGGHIAKLASPFPGMECLRYIYINIWEQLQKAEDSFAGEIQEKIASILKLGDKEEARLQYDKLVEEAVSQERKIIKEKIKASNPTDVCLIPQHLKEYVTEKLDVWLKNALHAKYNCHEHQQYRIMTNDTGEQVVTPVDYLNTGVTLRNTIWSNGLHQFVQLKHNLYLTFESLTSSFISNIGYIKCYDDKNIFGLTGTLGSRAEQELLSSIYNVNYAKLPTYKEKRFEELPGLIFDDSSWPVKLTLQLLEKIDEGRAVLAIFETEEDLLSIRKNLELVQTGDFRIRSFAHEENAQETEERVKVGDIILATNIAGRGTNFKTEESLEANGGLHVCVGFLPCNVRVEGQAFGRTSRQGNKGTAQLIIRRSEVDELGLTDPGFSEIKRERDALESKRLEQINNSLVKELNFKDKLFKKFSVFYTNLRKSDSSREFGFVLQDLKEFWAFWLEKKNFNIDNIQSTNEDKEFGEFVKKAGPIADGIISHNPFYCVALADCYLEDEKNQQAKNELHRAIELGGPNNFDLLAGVYLKLFEIAISEGEQIKERFKKAVANIFFIKLHKNEKYKEEAANWLNRAKGAIQKEIDYIQTHLTQDDFNAILHQNLSQNLLVKHLYSRQHCLSLHAANIDNLLDDLAKGSGLDFAGSAETTLENLASISKNPDLTQFITLCELTELHSIGLDTVYCLREIHDVPDAVIKAAQGQIIAGIAALGVGLAFLPIFPLMSNIAGTLISEGVIDIVMQLLTQGNTEFNEADFRKGKFVSYGISLLTFGVSAVTQSVRILSKAVSFCRKLSSFLRRSTYLQKVCTKLAKIVDRLGDCLEKLVTVAKFNKMTKIEQLDELLKLKGSDPKMFEKLGGVTKLGELQNVSKLKELSRCKLLVNFAKEVAWDTSKSIAKSIIKEKVVKPLISQMFEVVFDWIKHKVKKHLADSIRKNHGLVEKIRTVPKETIDDIVDEFITSDNEVTTVLKEIGFGILGEVNNTVVDVFTQTYDNAENLAKLIKCVTKFVSYLDSNLKIGDNNNDVNVVIEEICSTVGDQMASLCFDIVGSNVQWIKDHNFDKEDAYSLLGLDSDALETEVKKKFREKVLELHLDNNLDDSIVEKRFQIFKNAYAEILSKCAVTL